The DNA window gcatccctgaaggatagcaaaacaaattattaatatagttCCTGAATAACTTATTAAGCATCTCTGAAGAAtaacaaaacaaattatttatatagttcatgaagaacttatcaaacatcCATGAAGGATAATAATAAGGTTTTATATAGTTTCTGAAAAAATTATCAAATATCCCTGAAGGATAATATTCAgtttttatatagttcctgaagaaatTATCAAGCATTCCTAAAAAAatgcaaatattattatttttattaataaaagatttgtgattgagtttctgaagaactacaaaatgaGTTCATGGAGAATTGAATAAAAAGATTTGTGATATAGTTTTTGAAGAACTTCGGaaaaaattgtgattgagtttcaatattatatcttattaaattatcaaataatccctgaaggattacaaaacaaaacttttgttatatagttcctgaagaacttaacaaatatccctcaaggataatattgagtttattatataaagcatatctgaaggataatatTAACAATCTCATAAAATTGCATCTATAATATTAACGAATCCAGAAGGAATGCATCtataattttaacgcatcccaaaaggatggttatattttttagatagttgtttataacaaataattttaacacaTCCCAAAAAGatggttatattttttttagatcgttgtttataacaaataattttaacgcatctcAAAATGATGCTTATAATTTTCTTAGATTATCAtttataaactaatatttttaacgCATTTCAGAAAGATAATTATATTTactttaaattattgtttataaGTATGtatattattctaattttttCTCTAACATTTGACTGTGTTAGAAACTTCTTAAAATTGTTAGAATATAATTTGTTATATGTAATCTATATATTTTCTTAAAGGATTggctatataatatttttttattgtctttgatgattgaggcaatgtctatgtgtttggtgttaaaatattttactaaaataaattttgttatgTATAATATATCACTTAATCTATTTATGTATCAATTAGTCAATGTTATATATATTAGATTGCTGCTATTAGATTTATAAATTAAGAAACTTTTGTCAAATATTAAGATGTGTTTGatattttaagatattttttaTATTGGTTAATTAATGTCATTTGGTGCAACAAttttaatgatatatttttttaatttatattatataattatagctTATAGTAATTAAAGAATACAATCTTATTACTTTGACATATTCCTTATTGACTATCACGCTTAATTAGTAATAATGTGGTTTCTATATTTGtatgaaatttatttaatttttatgataaaattgaATTGCACAGAGTTCTTTTGAACAAATGTGTGTGATCCGagtaatattattatgaaataaatttagatttaatttatagaaattaaatcaaataaaaatatgtatgTATGATTTATGAAGATTTAATTATTAGATAATAATATGGTTGATTCaaataatttagaataattaaaatacatatatgtattattgtaaaccagtagtttataAATCACACTCAAGTGTATTGTTGACGAAATCAGTTGGGTCATCTCGAATGTATTATGATGCAAAAAAATTAGCATTGAAGAACCTGAAGTTTCTTCAATCAAATAAGTTTTGTATGTtcctaaagaaaattaaaattttataagttgaatttttatttaatatatataaggTGGTATTTGTGAATCAATACACCAATCATGCAGacgatataaatattttatgatattaactattgcatcgactaaaagatcATGCATATGTTTGTTGTTTACTCACAACCCGAAGTTTGTGAAATTGTTCTCTCAACTAAAAGatcatgaatatgtttatgaactGAAAAACTAGTATTGAAGAACcaaaagtttcttcaatccaataaattttgtgtgtttctaaaagaaaataaaaaatatgagaaattGAGTTATTGATGACATTAACTATTGCATCGATTAAAATATGATGCAAATGTTTATTATCTACTCACAACCAACAGTTTGTGAAATTGTTTTCTCAGACTAAGATCTCAATAtctaaatttttcaaaatttttttgtTAAGTATATCACatgaattattaaaattaatattgaacATCTTATAGCACATGTTCATGAAAAAAAATGGGcttgaagatccattctttagacgtctaaagttaatttatatggttgatacttgtgAGATTATAAATTCTAAATTAGATATTTGAAACACGCAAAACATGAATATTAAGGTATTTATCCGCATCACGCCAACACATTGTGATACATTTCTCCTTCCTTGATGTATAATGTATTTTAGGTTAATAACCTTATACTTCTCGTCTAAGTGAACTTTTGGATGTGTTGTCTAGTTTTCAATTGCTTCAATATAATACACTAAGACGGAtcttgaaagaatattggaaaaatatatttCAGATAAATCCGAATTTTGAGATATAATTTGAGCAAACAATTggatacttgattgcagcccagtaggctgactattaattgagaaattaaattttggcttaaatgcaactttggtccccctatttagcaatttttttgattttgatcCCCCACTttcaaaaccaccattttagtcCCTATTTTAACTTTGTTGCTTGGATTTAGTCCCCCAGTCAATTTGGTGCATAATTTTAATGACGTGGCGTGTTTTTGGCTGATGTGTCAATGCCAAGTCATTTAAATATTACttaaactaattttattatttcataattattttaatattttcattaattaaaataatgtcaTTTAAGCCTTTATGTTAattagaaaataaacaaaatgaaattaaacaaaaaccaCGTCCTGATGATATTTCCATTCCATTCATTTAAAATAATGTCATTTAACCATTTGTTTAGGTTCAAAACTTCATGAGGCAAGTCGAGAACGCATATGGTTGAGATCCTTAATCCAACACATACAAAATACTTGTGGTTTGTCTTCTGGACAAATAAATACGACgaccatatatgaagataatattgCATGCATCGCTCAATTGAAAGATCGTTACATTAAAGGAGATCGAACAAAACATGTCTCTCTAAAATTCTTCTTCACTCATGATCTTCGAAAAAATTGTGATATAAGCTCCAACAAATTTGTTCATGAGATAATCTTGCAGACTTTTCAGTACAACAAATTGGTCTTCATCGTCGAATAAATGATCATTCAGCTGAGGGGGAGAAATGAATTTGTTCAGCTGAGGGAGAGAAATGAATTTTTCTTAAAAGGatatgtactctttttccttcactagattttttcccgctgggttttttctagtaaggttttaacgagacatatccaaaacaaacatccaagggggagtgttatgaataattggatgATTTGTCTCCCAATCACTTCATTCCTTATTTAATccatttgtatttattatattgTCTAGATgatgtcctataaataggaccaatcTCATTGTATACAATTACACCGATGAAATAATATAGAATCAttctatctttctctcttctcttttatcttctttctccTTACTTTATAACAGTAATCAAATTTTACTGACTTATGACTATATTGATTTATAAAGACTATTATGTAAATAGATTGCTCAACATGGATCATAATATACTACATAACATAAAATGGTATGAGGACATTATAATAATACTTATaacataatatattatataatatattatgtaAATGTTATAAGTTATTTCCATTGTGATAATAATGATGTAACACACCATTTGAAACCACTAACAATTCTAGAAGTAAAATTGAGTAATTTATTGTCCTTCAAACATAGTTGGTAACAAAACGACCGTAAATCATATTAACAGACATGATATGTCCCACTCACCTAACTTACACAAAATTATATTACTCTATTTTGAAAAAACCAAAACACTTTTACTTAAAAGTACTAGTAGTTAATATTATCCATGACAGTAAGTGAGATCTTTCATCACGTTTCATATTATTgatgaataaaaaaaaagtatgtaaatattataaaaaaaaaaaaaaaaaagaacatgcTCTCAAGCTTGTATATTGCAACACCTTTGAAAGATGTAAAATCATCAATTTCCAATCTTGAAAGTACCCTCATTCAACAATGCAGGTAATCTTGCAGCCAAACAACGCTTCAAATCAGGAGAAACAGCATGCTCACCAATCATAGTTTCCAACACTGCAGATGAAACTGCTTTGTTCTTTATAACTGTATCCTCCTTTTCTGGTATACTTATATCTTTTGAGAAACTTAGCTGCAATGCAACCAATGTTTTTAATAATCAATAATTAGTGAATTAAATAGTAATTAACAACTAAaccttaattaaaaaaatagaattaataGTAATTCATTCCTATAATATTAGGGAATTTTGCTTTACCTCCTCCCTACCTTTTGcgaacggttttttcaaaaaaaccgttgccaaaacctgtctTTGGCAACGGTTGGGGTAAAACGAAACACGCTGGAgtaaattactattaacccaaAAAAATATTACTTACCCCTAATATTCCATGAGGTGATTGCCTGTAAAAAACTGAAGCACCAGGTGGAAAATTAACATTCTTGAAAGCTTGGGCAAATTTTTGCATAGCTTCAACTTCTTCATCTCCATATGTTCCAACAGATTTCAAATGTGCCACACAGTTCTCCATAACCTTCTTTGAGTACTCAGGACCACTCAGTTCCTTTATCTTTGATCCTCTTATTAACTTCTCAAAAGGACCTAAAAAATCACCATTTCATATATATCAACTTCCCACTATATACTAATACTACCAGTGAATCTGATAAGAAACACGGACCCAGACACAGACACGAGACACTTCTAGTGAATCTGATAAGAAACACGGACGCAGACACAGACACCAGACACTCACACATGTAATAATTGAGTGGTGTCAGACAAATATTAATATTGGACACGTCTTTGTTCAGAGATGTATGATATTATACATACCTGAAATGATGTCTCTGTAGAAGTCAAGAGTATGAAGCAACTCTTCAGAGGTTTTACCCTTCCATTTATTGGCAAGAGATTCTACTGCTTTGTCCTCCAAGTATACTCCAATGCAAGTGAACTTGATGAAAGTTCCATTGATAGTTAACCCTCTCTCACCAGCACCGCCGAGGAAATATGATTTTCCGGTGACCGGAGAGGTAACTACCGCTGGGAACTCAATGTTCTCCACGTGGATAGCGGTGATGGATGATGCAGCAGACATCTTGTTGTTAGAAAGATGGGTGGCTACGTTGGTGTTATATAGGAAGCTGTTAGGGCCAGGCGgcgttttatttttgtattttatttgaccCATTCAATTCTCTTTTGTTATTTCTTttcgaaaaaaatatttttgaaaagcttATGGAATAATCATAGAGTTTGAATTTACTATGGACGAtatattattgtgtattaatatttgttaatttgtaTTACAGGTGTGCTATTTGTACACCAGCTTTTCTATACACCGTACGTACACCGTatgaaacaataaaataaaatattggaaGCACAAAACctaagaaaatataaattattaaaataatagaaatagTATATTAAATATATACTTATGGTGTAGTGTACACTATCAATGTACAAATATTTTTTCCCTTTGTATTAACTATGTATTATTAGTTATTTTACTTAACAACGTATTATTAAAAGTGTGAATATgtattattagttattttatttaataacgtATAGGTAGCAGTTAAAAATTCAGTGCCCACCTAAGAATTTTCCTAAAACCAATATATTTTAAGCCGAGTACCTCATTTTAACCGCTCtactttgtatatattgttttcatAATAGaataaacaaaagcaaaaaattGATATTCTTTATGATATCACCAGTCTATTGTATTTCCGTATTTTCTCGCTTCAGCAACCCTTTTCGACTCAACAATGCTAAATATCTTTACTAAAAAATTCAATTATGTGTGGTAGATTACCAATACAATTCATGTGCGGCCATATTCAAAGTTCAAGCAAAAGTTTATGACGTATCCTTCCTAAGGAAGAAAGGAGAAAGTTTTGTATGAGAAAACAAAAGTTGACAGTCTTGTTCTCTAGAAGTGGCTCGATGCAGTGGTCTTGGACTGGATTTACGTCACGATGTCTTCCAACATCCTCACCTCCATTATCATTGACAATAAATCGGCTAAACATGATTGGGAAAGTGTTTATGGtctatttttctaaaataaaaatttaacttaTAAATATAACAACTTAGTTACCTTAATATacaataaaaaaacacaaaaaaacagTACGGGTTAGAGATTGAATGATAGAGGGGTATAGTAGTATTTATAATTAGTATTGTTATGACATTTTAGTTGTATTTGGGCTTTTAATAGTTGTTGGACTTTTAGGTTTATTATCCTTTAATagtattatataatgtagtctcaaaGAGACATTtagaatcaatcaaagaaatcaaaagttatttttatccttgttTCTTTTAGATAGTTTTTATTTTCTCTAGTTTTGTTAGGGTTTAGCTTTTGCTTCCTAACAATTGGTGCTCTCATTTTCGATCTCACTTCCGCTGAAAGTCATGACGATATTATTGTTTGATGGGGAAGAAGATGCCTATTGGTGGATTCTATGTTTGGAGAAATTTTTCAAGGAGCATGAAACACCCAAGTCATTAAAGGTTTTAAAAGCTGTTGGAGCATTGAGAGGCTCTGCTTTCAAATGATGGATATGGTGGTCTCGTTTTCATCGCAAATATAATTGGGAGTTATTTACAACCGCATTATTATGGTGGTCTCGTGTAAAACTCGTGTCCTCCACAAGTCAACTTGTTATGGATTGAATAGCCTGTTCAGTCaactttaatagttttttttggaAAGCCAAATAAAATATACTGAAAACATAACAACATAATAAATGTTGAGGTATAGAAGCACACAATATACACCAGTACAAAAGCaacaaaaatacataaacaaGACAAACTAAAACTCTAAAACACAATTGCCTTGTAGCAAATCACTGCCCTTACCAAACCAGAACTGCAGTCTAACATCACCTTTCCTAATAGCAGCTTCACTGACTGTAGAAGATATCGTTGTTTATGGCTAAATAAAAACTTAACACAAAAAAGCATCTCCAACATATCTCCCTTCAGTGTAGTAGGATTTGCAATCAGTTCCATTCTTCCTGATAACTATAGACAACACTTGGGCAAACCATAATTCCCCATGTCCTACAACAAAGTCTGCAAAGGATTTCGTCGTGTGACCAGCATACTCTACCGCAGTCATCTGACACGGCGAACGATCTAGCGAACCAAACGGTCCATACATATGTGAACCAAATGGTGATGAGTCTCTCATTGACGGCCCTTCCTCCGCTATGAAGCCCTTCAAACTATCCATACATATGTGAACCAAATGGTG is part of the Vicia villosa cultivar HV-30 ecotype Madison, WI linkage group LG2, Vvil1.0, whole genome shotgun sequence genome and encodes:
- the LOC131649051 gene encoding chalcone--flavanone isomerase 2 produces the protein MSAASSITAIHVENIEFPAVVTSPVTGKSYFLGGAGERGLTINGTFIKFTCIGVYLEDKAVESLANKWKGKTSEELLHTLDFYRDIISGPFEKLIRGSKIKELSGPEYSKKVMENCVAHLKSVGTYGDEEVEAMQKFAQAFKNVNFPPGASVFYRQSPHGILGLSFSKDISIPEKEDTVIKNKAVSSAVLETMIGEHAVSPDLKRCLAARLPALLNEGTFKIGN